In Mucilaginibacter celer, one DNA window encodes the following:
- a CDS encoding Txe/YoeB family addiction module toxin translates to MKIIFQSPGWEDYLYWQSTDKATLKKINSLIKEIERTPYEGAGKPEPLKHNLAGWWSRRINLEHRLIYRVEGDSVFILQCRYHY, encoded by the coding sequence GTGAAAATTATTTTTCAAAGTCCCGGATGGGAGGATTATCTCTATTGGCAAAGTACGGATAAGGCCACTTTAAAAAAGATCAATTCTCTTATCAAAGAAATAGAACGGACTCCTTATGAAGGAGCCGGCAAGCCTGAGCCTTTAAAGCACAATTTAGCGGGATGGTGGTCGCGCCGTATTAATCTCGAGCATAGATTGATTTATAGAGTTGAGGGTGATTCTGTATTTATCCTCCAGTGCAGATATCATTATTAA
- a CDS encoding type II toxin-antitoxin system Phd/YefM family antitoxin: METTTYTTFRQQLKSFLDKVRNDHKPLIVTSTNAEDVVVMSKSDYESMEETFYLLKSPKNAARLLQGIEEYEKGLGQERKLIEE; this comes from the coding sequence ATGGAAACGACAACGTATACAACATTCAGACAGCAGCTAAAATCGTTTTTAGATAAAGTGCGGAATGATCATAAACCACTTATTGTAACCAGCACTAATGCGGAGGACGTAGTAGTGATGTCAAAATCTGATTACGAAAGCATGGAGGAAACTTTTTACCTTTTAAAAAGTCCGAAAAATGCAGCAAGATTGCTTCAGGGGATCGAAGAATATGAAAAGGGTTTGGGTCAGGAAAGAAAACTGATCGAAGAGTGA
- a CDS encoding YceI family protein, translated as MIKKLFTLVFLSTLTITAFAQTVTKSDVSFKIKNLGFNVNGTFTGLQAEIKFKPNDLSGSSIEASVASNTVNTDSEGRDNHLKSEDYFDVAKYPKITLKSVSFKRKSGSNYTGSFNVTIRDKTKLIEIPFTYTEVGNTAQLKGDFMILRTDFGIGGKNLILSNEANVSVSVEISK; from the coding sequence ATGATTAAAAAACTTTTTACCCTCGTATTTTTAAGCACTTTAACAATAACAGCTTTTGCCCAAACGGTAACCAAATCGGATGTAAGCTTTAAAATAAAAAACCTTGGTTTTAACGTAAACGGAACTTTTACCGGTTTACAGGCCGAAATAAAATTTAAACCCAATGATCTGTCCGGCAGCAGTATTGAAGCCTCGGTTGCGTCAAACACCGTAAATACCGATAGCGAAGGCCGTGATAATCACTTAAAAAGCGAGGATTATTTTGATGTAGCGAAATACCCGAAAATTACCCTGAAATCTGTTTCATTTAAACGTAAAAGCGGGAGCAACTATACGGGCAGTTTCAACGTAACTATTAGAGATAAAACAAAGTTGATTGAGATTCCTTTTACCTACACCGAAGTTGGTAATACCGCTCAGCTAAAAGGCGATTTCATGATTTTACGTACGGATTTTGGTATCGGCGGTAAAAACCTGATCTTATCTAACGAGGCTAATGTTTCGGTATCAGTCGAGATCAGCAAATAA
- a CDS encoding UbiA family prenyltransferase, with amino-acid sequence MLLKQIIPTRSTLAHLRFVFSVFLLPVYLFAFSQADTVKPATAWLVFFIWHALAFPASNGYNSYFDKDEDSIALLAKPPEVDISSYYFSIFLEVLAFLLGFLVSWQFAFAVLIYGIMSKLYSHPATRLKKYPFISFLTVFIFQGCFIYYTTYAALSGMNLFSHWDIGFVIPGAISSCLIGASYPLTQVYQHEEDSRRGDKTLSIVLGYKGSFIFSGALFACGIALSYWYWHLAGMLLNFYFFLVCAAPIFIFFNYWFYKVGKSTDNANFKNAMRMNFISSGCMLIYFGVLAVFS; translated from the coding sequence ATGTTGTTGAAACAAATTATCCCAACCAGATCAACCCTGGCGCATTTGCGCTTTGTGTTTTCGGTATTTTTATTGCCGGTGTACCTGTTTGCTTTTAGCCAGGCTGATACTGTGAAGCCCGCCACCGCCTGGCTGGTGTTTTTTATATGGCATGCATTAGCCTTCCCGGCCAGCAACGGCTATAACAGTTATTTTGATAAAGATGAGGATAGTATAGCGCTGTTGGCCAAGCCTCCCGAGGTGGATATCAGTTCGTACTATTTTTCTATTTTTTTAGAGGTGCTGGCTTTTTTACTTGGTTTTTTGGTAAGCTGGCAGTTTGCCTTCGCGGTGCTGATCTATGGTATTATGTCCAAACTATATAGTCACCCGGCAACCCGCTTAAAGAAATATCCTTTTATCAGCTTCCTTACCGTGTTTATTTTCCAGGGATGTTTTATTTACTATACCACTTATGCGGCCTTAAGCGGGATGAATCTGTTTAGCCATTGGGATATCGGCTTTGTTATTCCTGGCGCCATCAGTTCATGCCTCATTGGCGCATCGTATCCTTTAACACAGGTTTACCAGCATGAGGAAGATAGCCGCCGTGGGGACAAAACGCTGAGCATAGTGTTGGGTTATAAAGGTTCATTTATATTTTCGGGGGCATTGTTTGCCTGCGGTATAGCGCTATCTTATTGGTACTGGCATTTGGCGGGAATGCTGCTTAACTTTTATTTCTTTTTGGTATGCGCCGCGCCGATATTCATTTTCTTTAATTACTGGTTTTACAAGGTGGGCAAATCAACCGATAACGCCAATTTTAAAAATGCTATGCGTATGAATTTTATTAGTTCGGGATGTATGCTGATTTACTTTGGGGTATTGGCGGTGTTTAGTTAA
- a CDS encoding lytic transglycosylase domain-containing protein translates to MIRKEMIKKHLLTRSVMLVLVLISMLNIFGTTITETGTKPLPLSLRTSKFIFISRSKNAVAYNFANEALPVNDAKVNYKLFKTLRKHDFRNVQSNVLHRKAEKWFPIIEPILKFYGIPDDFKYIPLVESGFTSGKSPKGANGIWQFMPGTARTYGLRVGHGTDERLNLRKSTIAACKYIKELYGEFNSWTLAAAAYNNGSIKLARAINRQNEDNYFRMKLNRETGSYVYKLIAMKAVIEQPKDHGYQNYFFLPPAPQLLAFN, encoded by the coding sequence ATGATAAGAAAAGAAATGATCAAAAAACACTTACTTACGCGCTCCGTAATGCTGGTGCTGGTTCTCATTTCAATGCTTAATATTTTCGGTACAACAATTACTGAAACGGGTACAAAACCCTTGCCATTAAGCCTCCGAACCTCGAAGTTTATTTTTATTTCAAGAAGCAAAAATGCAGTTGCTTACAACTTTGCCAATGAAGCTTTACCAGTTAATGATGCAAAAGTTAATTACAAACTTTTCAAAACACTCAGAAAGCACGATTTTAGAAACGTGCAAAGCAACGTCCTGCACCGCAAAGCCGAAAAATGGTTCCCAATTATTGAGCCAATTTTAAAGTTTTACGGTATTCCCGACGATTTTAAATACATCCCGCTGGTCGAATCCGGTTTCACATCGGGTAAATCGCCAAAGGGGGCTAATGGTATCTGGCAGTTTATGCCCGGTACGGCACGCACTTATGGCTTAAGGGTTGGCCATGGAACCGATGAGCGCTTAAACCTGCGCAAATCAACCATCGCGGCCTGCAAGTATATCAAAGAATTATACGGTGAATTTAACAGCTGGACACTGGCGGCTGCCGCTTATAACAATGGCTCGATCAAATTAGCGCGCGCCATTAACAGGCAAAACGAAGATAACTACTTCCGCATGAAGCTGAACCGCGAAACCGGTTCGTACGTTTACAAGCTGATTGCCATGAAGGCGGTTATTGAACAGCCAAAGGATCACGGGTATCAGAATTATTTTTTCCTGCCCCCCGCGCCACAGTTGCTGGCATTTAATTAA
- a CDS encoding DUF885 domain-containing protein, which translates to MKKLLLILGIAGSFLACNQPKSSDNKTDIPANKELAKVFENYFQDGLKLYPLSATSIGDRRYNDLLPNDGSAEFLKKAHDYYSVYLSKVKNFERNELNTDDQLSYDIFTYEAQLSLDNFKHHFEYMPMNQFYALPITMGQMGSGSGSQPFKTVVDYSDWLKRLFAFQFWADTAIANFDKGIKAGVVLPKALVVKMIPEMQDLVSKDVEKSLFYGPVNNFPKDFSDADKKQLTEAYKKAIATIVNPTYQKLADYLKNQYLPRARITSGFSSLPDGAAKYAYLVKQQTTTDKTPEEIYQLGLKEVARIRGLMDSIKTSVGFKGNLQAFFEYMKTDPKFTPYKTPQQVLAAFENIHHRMEPNLKKMFNHVPKTPFEIRQTEAFRAASASAEYNQGSADGSRPGIFYVPILDATKFNTTSGMESLFLHEAIPGHHYQISLTQENTSLPKFRRFDGGETAYVEGWALYCESLGKELGLYTDPYQHMGALGDEIHRAIRLVVDVAIHTKGMTREQAIKYMMDNEAISEQGATAEIERYMAIPGQALSYKIGALKIRELRTKYEKQLGNKFNIAEFHDQVLKDGAMPMAVFEAKMDAWAAKQ; encoded by the coding sequence ATGAAAAAACTACTACTTATACTCGGCATTGCCGGCAGTTTCCTGGCCTGCAATCAACCCAAATCATCAGATAATAAAACTGATATCCCGGCCAATAAAGAGCTCGCCAAGGTTTTTGAAAATTATTTTCAGGATGGTCTGAAACTTTACCCGCTAAGTGCAACCAGCATCGGCGACAGGCGCTATAATGATTTATTGCCTAACGACGGCTCGGCCGAGTTTTTGAAAAAAGCGCACGATTATTATTCGGTATACCTCTCCAAAGTGAAAAACTTTGAACGAAACGAACTCAATACCGACGATCAGCTATCCTATGATATTTTCACTTACGAAGCACAATTATCCCTCGATAATTTTAAGCATCATTTTGAGTATATGCCGATGAACCAGTTTTATGCCCTGCCCATTACGATGGGGCAAATGGGTTCAGGTTCAGGCTCGCAACCTTTTAAAACGGTTGTGGATTATAGTGATTGGCTGAAACGTTTGTTTGCTTTCCAGTTTTGGGCTGATACCGCTATCGCCAATTTTGATAAGGGTATTAAAGCAGGCGTAGTTTTGCCTAAAGCACTGGTAGTTAAAATGATCCCCGAAATGCAGGATCTGGTATCGAAAGATGTGGAAAAAAGCCTGTTTTATGGCCCGGTGAATAATTTCCCTAAAGATTTTTCGGACGCAGACAAAAAACAGTTAACCGAAGCTTATAAAAAAGCTATCGCTACGATTGTTAATCCAACCTACCAAAAATTGGCCGACTACCTGAAAAATCAATATCTGCCGCGTGCACGTATCACATCTGGTTTTTCATCGCTGCCGGACGGTGCTGCTAAATATGCTTACCTGGTTAAACAGCAAACCACTACCGATAAAACCCCTGAAGAAATTTATCAACTCGGCTTAAAAGAAGTAGCCCGCATCCGGGGCCTGATGGACAGCATCAAAACCAGCGTAGGCTTTAAAGGCAACCTGCAGGCGTTTTTCGAATACATGAAAACCGACCCTAAATTTACGCCATATAAAACGCCGCAACAGGTTTTGGCGGCCTTCGAAAATATCCACCACCGCATGGAGCCTAACCTGAAAAAAATGTTTAACCATGTGCCTAAAACCCCATTCGAGATCAGGCAGACTGAGGCTTTCCGTGCGGCATCGGCGAGTGCGGAGTATAACCAGGGTTCGGCAGATGGCAGCAGGCCGGGTATTTTTTATGTGCCGATATTGGATGCTACCAAGTTTAACACCACATCAGGTATGGAATCCTTGTTTTTGCATGAGGCTATCCCCGGCCATCATTACCAAATCTCGTTAACACAGGAAAATACTTCGTTACCAAAATTCCGCAGGTTTGATGGCGGCGAAACGGCTTATGTTGAGGGCTGGGCTTTATATTGCGAATCGTTAGGAAAAGAGTTGGGTTTATACACCGATCCGTACCAGCATATGGGCGCTTTGGGTGATGAAATTCACCGCGCTATCCGCCTGGTTGTTGATGTAGCCATTCACACCAAAGGCATGACCCGCGAGCAGGCTATTAAATATATGATGGATAATGAAGCCATCAGCGAGCAAGGTGCTACAGCCGAAATTGAGCGTTACATGGCCATTCCGGGCCAGGCTTTAAGCTATAAAATAGGTGCGCTTAAAATTCGCGAACTGCGCACTAAATACGAGAAGCAATTGGGCAACAAGTTTAATATAGCAGAGTTTCATGACCAGGTGCTGAAAGATGGTGCTATGCCAATGGCTGTTTTTGAAGCTAAGATGGATGCCTGGGCTGCGAAGCAGTAA
- a CDS encoding lactonase family protein, producing the protein MKKFLLLIAMLSPALTFAQNKKTGPKTFDLIVGTYTTGKSKGIVVYRFYAETGKLAYLSEIDGVNNPSYLTLSANNKFIYAVNELPKGEVSAFSFEAKTGKLTFINKQSTLGADPCHISVDKDQKNLLIANYSSGNVAVMPLNKDGSIANGIQTVHDDGHSINKERQESAHAHMAVLTPDEKYVLYNDLGTDKINIYKYHPNKEPRIVPSSPAFVSVAPGEGPRHLEFSADKKTAYLVTEMGSNVIVFDYKNGQLKQKQSITMLPDGFSGQTAGAAIHLSPDGKFLYASNRLETNEINIYSVNKETGMLTFVARQSTFGKNPRDFAIDPTGRFLIVANQGSDNMWVFKIDQATGKLNQTGIRVEIGNPVCLKFAPAE; encoded by the coding sequence ATGAAAAAATTTTTGTTGCTCATAGCTATGCTTTCACCCGCGCTAACCTTTGCACAAAATAAAAAAACAGGCCCTAAAACTTTCGATCTGATTGTGGGCACATATACTACAGGCAAAAGTAAAGGCATTGTAGTTTACCGCTTTTATGCCGAAACAGGCAAGCTGGCTTACCTGAGTGAAATTGATGGCGTTAACAATCCATCGTACTTAACACTAAGCGCTAACAACAAATTCATTTACGCGGTTAACGAATTACCTAAAGGTGAGGTAAGCGCGTTCTCGTTCGAGGCTAAAACAGGCAAACTTACTTTCATCAACAAACAATCAACTTTAGGTGCCGACCCCTGCCATATTTCGGTTGATAAGGATCAGAAAAATCTGCTGATCGCTAACTACTCAAGCGGTAATGTGGCGGTGATGCCTTTAAATAAAGATGGTTCGATAGCTAACGGCATCCAAACCGTACATGATGACGGCCACAGCATCAACAAAGAACGCCAGGAATCCGCCCACGCGCACATGGCCGTATTAACGCCCGATGAAAAATATGTGCTGTATAATGATCTGGGTACCGATAAAATCAACATCTATAAATATCACCCCAACAAAGAGCCCCGCATAGTTCCCTCTTCGCCTGCTTTTGTAAGCGTTGCACCCGGAGAAGGCCCAAGGCATTTAGAGTTCTCTGCAGATAAAAAAACTGCTTACCTGGTAACCGAAATGGGATCGAACGTAATTGTGTTCGATTATAAAAATGGTCAGCTGAAACAAAAACAATCTATCACTATGCTGCCTGATGGTTTTAGCGGTCAAACGGCCGGTGCTGCTATCCATTTATCGCCGGATGGTAAATTCCTTTACGCTTCAAACCGTTTAGAAACCAACGAGATTAATATTTACTCGGTTAACAAGGAAACCGGCATGCTTACCTTCGTAGCCCGCCAATCAACCTTCGGCAAAAACCCACGCGATTTTGCTATCGACCCAACCGGCCGTTTCCTGATCGTAGCTAACCAGGGCAGCGACAACATGTGGGTATTTAAAATAGATCAAGCCACCGGCAAGCTTAACCAAACCGGCATCCGTGTTGAGATTGGTAACCCCGTATGCCTGAAATTTGCACCAGCGGAATAA
- a CDS encoding pseudouridine synthase, with protein MVFKRPAGSREDRPENKKSGENRPRKSPSTPKGKATPNGEKKKLTRPEKTFQPNRFSDDKPKSNFRSGSSLAGDKKFGAKPRPYSGRPTTGDDNDRPKRSFGNDAQGESKSFSRKPYSGRPTTGDDSRPKRSFGNDASGEKKSFAPRTRSSAGFEGKPKRSFGGEQSGERKFGAGSRSSEGSFKKREGGFRDKPSFGDRPAHRPDDLANQPDAPKTMRGRKNGPAKSTKSTDDGLIRLNRYISNAGICSRRKADELIAAGVVSVNGEVVTELGTKIDPFKDVIKYNGETLKREKMVYVLLNKPKDYITTTDDPQERRTVMHLVEKASRERIYPVGRLDRNTTGLLLMTNDGELADKLSHPRNSITKLYQVELSKSLTQGDLNKLAFGLELEDGVIKPDSVSYVTGGTKREVGIQIHSGKNRIVRRMFEHLGYEVVKLDRVIYANLTKKDLPRGRWRYLEEKEVIQLKHLIK; from the coding sequence ATGGTATTTAAGAGACCAGCAGGTAGTCGCGAAGACAGACCAGAAAATAAAAAAAGTGGCGAAAACAGGCCACGCAAATCGCCGTCAACTCCAAAGGGTAAAGCTACCCCAAATGGCGAAAAGAAAAAACTCACCCGCCCGGAAAAAACATTTCAACCAAACAGGTTCAGTGACGATAAGCCTAAAAGCAATTTTAGAAGCGGATCTTCGTTGGCAGGTGATAAAAAATTCGGCGCAAAACCACGTCCATATTCAGGTCGCCCAACAACCGGCGATGATAATGACAGACCAAAAAGAAGCTTTGGCAATGATGCCCAGGGCGAAAGCAAAAGCTTTTCACGCAAACCATACTCAGGTCGCCCTACTACGGGTGATGATTCGAGGCCAAAAAGAAGTTTCGGTAACGATGCTTCGGGCGAAAAGAAATCATTTGCGCCACGCACCCGCTCATCAGCAGGCTTTGAAGGTAAACCAAAAAGAAGTTTTGGCGGCGAACAAAGCGGCGAGCGTAAATTTGGCGCCGGCTCGCGATCATCAGAAGGTAGTTTCAAAAAACGCGAAGGCGGTTTCAGGGATAAGCCTTCATTTGGCGACAGGCCCGCGCACCGTCCGGATGATTTAGCCAATCAGCCCGATGCACCAAAAACAATGCGCGGCCGTAAAAACGGTCCCGCCAAATCCACCAAATCTACAGATGACGGGCTGATCCGTTTAAACCGTTATATCTCAAACGCGGGCATCTGCTCTCGTCGTAAAGCCGACGAACTTATTGCTGCCGGCGTAGTATCAGTGAACGGCGAGGTAGTTACCGAGCTGGGCACCAAGATTGATCCGTTTAAAGACGTTATCAAATACAACGGCGAAACGCTTAAACGCGAAAAAATGGTTTATGTATTATTAAATAAACCAAAGGATTACATCACTACTACCGATGATCCTCAAGAGCGCCGTACCGTAATGCACCTTGTTGAAAAAGCAAGCCGCGAACGCATTTACCCGGTTGGCCGCCTTGACCGCAATACCACAGGTTTATTGCTAATGACCAACGACGGCGAACTGGCCGATAAACTATCGCACCCACGAAACAGCATCACCAAATTATACCAGGTTGAACTAAGCAAAAGCTTAACCCAGGGCGATTTAAACAAATTAGCCTTTGGTTTGGAACTGGAAGACGGCGTTATTAAGCCCGATTCGGTATCGTACGTTACCGGCGGAACAAAACGCGAAGTAGGCATCCAGATCCACAGCGGCAAAAACCGCATCGTTCGCCGCATGTTTGAGCATTTGGGTTACGAAGTGGTAAAACTTGACAGGGTTATTTATGCCAATCTTACCAAAAAAGACCTTCCACGCGGCCGCTGGCGCTATCTTGAAGAAAAAGAGGTGATCCAGTTAAAGCATCTTATTAAATAA
- a CDS encoding non-canonical purine NTP diphosphatase — MQQLVFATNNRHKLDEVSAKINGEIKLLTLHDIGCYDDIEETGTTFKANASIKSQHVYSEYHLNCFGDDSGLEIDALNGEPGVYSARYAGTHGNHAANIGKVLENLQGETNRKARFRTVISLMWEGDEYFFEGTVEGTIRNEIAGEGGFGYDPIFEPEGYDITFAEMSMTEKNAISHRAKAMEQLIAFLNKAAG, encoded by the coding sequence ATGCAACAATTAGTTTTTGCTACCAATAACCGCCATAAGCTTGATGAAGTTTCGGCCAAAATAAACGGAGAGATCAAATTGCTTACGCTGCATGATATTGGCTGTTACGATGACATTGAAGAAACAGGTACCACCTTTAAAGCCAATGCTTCTATCAAAAGCCAACATGTATACTCAGAATATCACTTGAATTGTTTTGGTGATGATAGCGGGCTGGAGATAGATGCCCTTAACGGCGAGCCAGGTGTTTATTCGGCCCGGTATGCCGGTACGCATGGCAATCACGCAGCAAACATCGGCAAGGTGCTTGAAAACTTACAGGGCGAAACAAACCGAAAAGCACGCTTTCGTACGGTGATCTCCTTAATGTGGGAAGGTGACGAGTATTTTTTTGAAGGAACTGTTGAAGGAACCATCCGTAACGAAATTGCCGGGGAAGGAGGTTTTGGCTATGATCCTATTTTTGAACCTGAGGGGTACGATATCACTTTTGCCGAAATGAGCATGACCGAAAAAAATGCCATCAGTCACCGGGCAAAGGCTATGGAGCAGTTAATTGCTTTTCTGAATAAAGCGGCTGGGTAG
- the uvrA gene encoding excinuclease ABC subunit UvrA: protein MSTKPPVDLGEQSEVEVYGARVHNLKNIDVSFPRNQLVVITGLSGSGKSSLAFDTIYAEGQRRYMETFSAYSRQFMGGMERPDVDKVSGLSPVIAIEQKTTSKNPRSTVGTITEIYDFMRLLFARAGDAYSYTTGEKMERMSEDQILKTISEKFDGQPVNILAPVVKARKGHYRELFESIRKQGFLKVWLDGAIADVEPKMQVDRYKIHDIDIVVDRLVVSEKDSKRLYTSVQQALKIAKGIIRIADKENNVSYYSKYLMDPVSGISYDEPQPNTFSFNSPYGACEKCNGLGYIFEVDEASVIPNPKLSIMNGGLAPIGEYRETWIFQVLKSLAKKYEFSLSTPIEKLNRDQLDMILNGAPDPLSVAVEYNKWNVQNYQITFEGIIRMLEEQQERRNDEGMDDMENYRVLRTCPVCEGARLKKESLHFKVDGKNIFELATMDINHLQEWFDGLEERLSERQNVIAKEILKEIRARIVFLLDVGLSYLTLDRTAKTLSGGEAQRIRLATQIGSQLMNVMYILDEPSIGLHQRDNERLITALKNLRDLGNTVLVVEHDKDMILEADHVIDMGPAAGVHGGQVVAEGTPAQLMEKHTLTTSYINGEREIAIPKKRREGNGKTLKLKKATGHNLKKVSVEFPLGKLIGITGVSGSGKSSLITETLYPILNHHFFRAKKHPLPYDKIEGLENIDKVIEIDQTPIGRTPRSNPATYTGVFSDIRNLFVALPESRIRGYKPGRFSFNVKGGRCETCQGGGMKVIEMNFLPDVQVPCEECGGKRYNRETLEVRYRGKSISDVLDMSIEDATPFFEHIPSIYRKVRTLNDVGLGYITLGQASTTLSGGEAQRVKLATELSKKDTGNTFYILDEPTTGLHFEDINVLLGVLNQLVDKGNTVLVIEHNLDVIKVVDHVIDLGPEGGSGGGTILFSGTPEGLCKVKESFTGKFLKKEMGL, encoded by the coding sequence ATGAGTACAAAACCTCCTGTTGACCTGGGCGAGCAAAGTGAAGTTGAAGTTTATGGTGCCCGGGTGCATAACCTGAAAAATATTGATGTTTCCTTTCCGCGCAACCAACTGGTGGTAATTACCGGTTTGAGTGGAAGCGGTAAATCATCATTAGCGTTTGATACCATTTACGCCGAGGGGCAGCGCCGTTATATGGAAACATTTTCGGCTTATTCGCGCCAGTTTATGGGTGGGATGGAGCGCCCTGATGTAGATAAAGTTTCGGGACTGAGCCCGGTTATCGCTATCGAGCAAAAAACCACCAGTAAAAATCCGCGATCTACAGTTGGCACCATTACCGAGATTTACGATTTTATGCGTTTGCTGTTTGCCCGCGCGGGCGATGCCTACTCGTACACCACCGGCGAGAAGATGGAACGCATGAGCGAAGATCAGATCCTGAAAACCATCAGTGAAAAATTTGATGGTCAGCCGGTAAATATCCTGGCCCCGGTGGTAAAGGCACGTAAAGGCCACTACCGCGAGCTGTTTGAATCTATCCGTAAGCAAGGCTTTTTAAAAGTATGGCTGGATGGTGCCATTGCCGATGTTGAACCCAAAATGCAGGTTGACCGATACAAGATCCACGACATTGATATTGTGGTTGACCGCCTGGTGGTAAGCGAAAAAGATAGCAAGCGTTTATATACCTCGGTACAACAAGCATTAAAAATAGCTAAAGGAATTATCCGTATTGCCGATAAAGAGAATAACGTATCCTATTATAGTAAGTACCTGATGGACCCGGTTTCGGGTATCTCGTATGATGAACCTCAACCAAACACATTCTCTTTCAACTCGCCTTACGGTGCCTGCGAAAAGTGTAATGGCCTGGGATATATTTTTGAGGTAGACGAAGCCTCGGTAATCCCGAACCCCAAACTCAGCATCATGAACGGCGGTTTGGCCCCGATAGGCGAGTACCGGGAAACATGGATTTTCCAGGTGCTGAAATCGCTGGCCAAAAAGTATGAGTTCTCGTTATCAACCCCGATAGAGAAGCTGAACCGCGATCAGCTGGATATGATATTAAATGGCGCGCCTGACCCGTTAAGCGTAGCCGTTGAATACAATAAATGGAACGTTCAAAATTACCAGATCACTTTTGAGGGCATTATAAGGATGCTGGAAGAGCAGCAGGAACGCCGCAACGACGAAGGTATGGATGATATGGAGAATTACCGTGTGCTCCGTACCTGCCCGGTTTGCGAGGGTGCGCGATTGAAAAAAGAATCGCTGCACTTTAAGGTAGATGGCAAAAACATATTCGAGCTGGCTACTATGGATATCAACCACCTGCAAGAGTGGTTCGATGGTCTGGAAGAGAGATTGAGCGAACGCCAGAATGTGATAGCCAAAGAGATATTAAAAGAGATCCGTGCGCGCATTGTGTTTTTGCTGGATGTGGGTTTGAGCTATTTAACGCTCGATCGTACGGCCAAAACCCTTTCGGGCGGTGAGGCACAACGCATCAGGCTGGCTACGCAAATTGGCTCGCAGCTGATGAACGTAATGTACATTTTGGATGAGCCAAGCATCGGCCTGCACCAACGCGACAATGAACGCCTGATAACCGCCCTCAAAAACCTGCGCGACCTGGGCAATACCGTATTGGTAGTTGAACACGATAAAGATATGATACTGGAAGCCGACCATGTGATAGACATGGGCCCGGCAGCCGGCGTACACGGCGGACAGGTGGTTGCCGAAGGCACTCCCGCCCAGCTGATGGAAAAGCATACCCTTACTACATCATACATTAATGGCGAGCGCGAAATAGCGATCCCCAAAAAACGCCGTGAGGGTAATGGGAAAACGCTGAAGCTAAAAAAAGCTACCGGCCATAACCTTAAAAAAGTATCGGTCGAGTTTCCGTTAGGTAAACTGATCGGTATAACAGGAGTGTCGGGAAGCGGTAAATCAAGTTTGATCACCGAAACATTGTATCCGATACTAAACCATCACTTTTTCAGAGCTAAGAAACATCCGCTGCCTTATGATAAAATTGAAGGGCTGGAAAATATAGATAAGGTAATTGAGATAGATCAAACGCCAATCGGTCGTACGCCGCGCTCAAACCCGGCTACCTATACTGGCGTGTTCTCGGATATCCGGAACCTGTTTGTGGCATTGCCGGAGTCGAGGATCAGGGGGTATAAGCCCGGTCGCTTTTCATTTAACGTAAAAGGCGGCCGTTGCGAAACCTGCCAGGGCGGCGGTATGAAAGTGATAGAAATGAACTTTTTGCCCGATGTACAAGTCCCTTGCGAAGAATGCGGCGGCAAACGTTACAACCGCGAAACGCTGGAAGTACGCTACCGCGGCAAATCCATCAGCGATGTGCTGGATATGAGCATTGAAGATGCTACGCCGTTTTTTGAGCATATCCCATCTATCTACCGTAAAGTAAGAACACTTAACGATGTAGGTTTGGGCTATATCACCTTGGGTCAGGCCTCAACCACGCTATCGGGCGGCGAAGCTCAGCGTGTTAAACTGGCCACCGAACTATCTAAAAAAGATACCGGTAATACTTTCTATATTTTAGATGAGCCTACCACCGGCTTACATTTTGAGGATATTAACGTGTTGTTAGGCGTGCTTAACCAGTTGGTTGATAAAGGAAATACCGTGCTGGTGATTGAACATAACCTTGATGTGATCAAGGTAGTTGACCATGTAATTGATCTTGGGCCGGAAGGTGGCTCTGGTGGTGGCACTATTCTTTTCTCCGGAACTCCTGAAGGTTTGTGCAAGGTGAAGGAAAGCTTTACCGGGAAGTTTTTGAAAAAGGAGATGGGTTTATAA